The sequence CATTTGTTGGATCCAAATCCAAGTACTGTATGGTAATTGATACGCTTCTTACttacatgtttattttttcaaacATGTTTCTCATATTGATTTTACTCTTGTGTTCATCTTATGTGTAGGGTGTACCATCTTTCTTTGCAAAAACGTACCTGATCAGTAGTAGTCCTCAAGATGTGATCCTTAAGGTTCAGGATGGGGGGACTTGGTGTGTAAAGTACCATGTCAGACCGCTAGGAGTATCTTCAAAAGCCACAATCGAGAGTGGTTGGAAGGCATTTGTTCAAGACAATAACTTGAAAGTAGGTGATGTTTGTGTCTTTGTTTTGAGAAAGAGCAGTGGAGTAATATTATTCGAAGTggttatttttcatgacaatgGACTAGCGAATTCCCCTATACAACAAATACCAGGTAACAAGAACTCTGCTCGATAATAATGTACTGTCTTCATCATTAGAACAATCTAAGTGAAAATTATATTAATGCTCCTAGCCAATATTATTGAATGCACATATGGCTGCTGAGTTAACTTATACAATTGTTGTTACCAGCTGCAAATAAGACAAGTTAAACTGAATGTGTGAAAATTGAACCTTCATCTACTAGCAATAATTATGATAAAGCCATTATGATTCCACGTGACATAATTGCAAATAAAGAAGTAATTAAACCTTCAGGTAACAAGTCTATTATAATTCAAGAATAATGTCAAAAACATTCCTAAAAAAAGTCGGCTTATATAAATTTTGTTTATATGTAATGCACAAAAGTTTACAAAACCAGTATCTGAAGAAAATACTGGAAATCAAggcactaataataataagaggcCTTCATCTTCTGGACTTGGCATAGCTTCTGAAGCAGCCATGAAGTTCTTCTCAGACAATCCTTACTTCCAAGTAAAATTGAAACCATATAATGTGGGTGGACATGCACAAGTGGTATGTAGAAAGTGTTGCTCATTCATATCATTCTGAATAAAGTGACATATACATTATTATCGTGACATGAATATTGATTCTTGTTTGTGCAGTATATTCCATTGACTTATGCAAATCCTTGGTTTGAGAAAAAGCCACAAACTGTCACTCTTTGGGTTGGTGAGGATTATTGGCATGTGACTGTAACTCTTAATAAGGCATCAAACATTGGTGGATTAGAGTATAGGTTTTCTGCTGGATGGCGTGCATTTGCACGAGACAACTCTCTTAACCCAAGTGATGTATGCATCTTTGACCTGATCAAGAAGAATAAACCTGAGATTAAAGTTACTATATTTAGACAAAGTGAAAGTAGTATGGCTCAAGAATAATTTGTTGTAATTATGTTGCCAAATTTTCTACTCATTTAATTAGGTAGCTATAATTGTCCCTTATTTAATATCAGGACTAAAATGGTTCTAAATTTGTGATTCTGTTAAGCCATTCCCATTTGATTTCTACGCTTAAATGTGAAAGTACACTTTCCCCAGCTgaagttttctttctttcttttctttttagctgACCTTTAATATTATGgctaaattgttttttttttctttgagatAATTATGGCTGAAAGGCTTGCTATTACATGTTATTGCTGTTTGTGAATTTGTGACTGTATTAGGCCATGCCTAATGATTTCTCAACTTCACTTTCTAAAGTATGGTAGCATACGAAGatatctatttttcttttaaataatacaaaacaaatacgaaaaaaaaaaactgatgaacacaaaattattatatgtataccTTGTAAAGTTTTGGTGTGCACATAAATATTTAGTAAAATACTACATAAAACTACAGGggacaagtttttttttttttttcactaatggaacaaaaagaaaataatgaaaattatacttgaaataattaaaacacatattattattattatttggattGTTATTAAGATTGTTATATCGTATAGGTtgatgaaaattgaaaagttggGAAATGAGAATGTGGAGGCTTGAACTCCCAACAAGAACCAACACAACACCAAATTAAACATACAAAGATCAGAAATGCAAACAGCACTAAACCAGCAACATAAAACCAGTAATTAAACCAGTAAATAACTTGCAAGAAAACACTAAATGAACACAAAGAACTTACGTGGTTGGGCTACATAATCAAGGTGATCATGAGCTTAATCCACGGGAGAAAGCAGCCTTAATCATGGCTGAGATGATGAATTTTATTACTCTGAACAGAGGTACAAAACAGGGATCAAAACCCTGAAGCAACAATGGAGACTTGCTCCTTACAGTTTCTCAATCGAGATACAAGACTCACAACTCTCAGTTTCTGTTTCTCTCTTTCTGTTTCTTCTCTCAACCCTCTGAATTTTGTCTTCAACTCATCATCTATCATAGGGCACTTCCAGCATTATATATAGGTGTTTAGactaactaacttaactgtaAAAACGCTTAAGTTAGTCGACGTATTTTACCAACTCAAAATCGACAAGAACAACCGATTTTAAGTGTTCAAACCTCAACAATTCCACCTGGTTTGATCACTTGAAATCTCTGAAGTTTCCATTGAAAAATGTAGACTGCTTTCTAATTCCAATATGAGACATGTCTTTTAGTTTACACTTAGTAAGTTTAGACAATGTCTAAACTTGTCACCCGTGGTACTCTTTGTGAAGATGTCTGCAGGGTTATCATTAGTCCCAATCTTCTTGACTTGAACTTGCTTAGAGCTGATTATGTCTCGAATGAAGTGTAGTTTTATGTCAATGTGCTTTGATCTCTCATGAAACATGGGATTTTTCATGAGATGCAGAGCACTTTGATTATCACAGAAATGTTGATATCATCGTAGGTTTATTTCCATTTCGTATGACATTCCTCGAGCCAAATTGCTTCCTCGATGGCTTCGTAGTGACCATATATTCACTCGGATGACAAAGCAACCACTTTCTGCAAGTTCGATTTCCAGCTAACACATCCTCCATAAACAGTGAACACATATCCTGTTAATGACCTTCTAGTATCAATGTTCCCTGCATAATCCGAATCTACATAGCCAGTAACATCACCATGTATTTGATTTCTACTGTCAAATACCAAACCAGTGTTCAGAGTACCTTTAATGTATCTCATTGTCCACTTGAGTGCAGACCAATGTTTCATTCCAGGATTTGCCAAATATCTGCTTGTGACACTCATGGCATGTGCAATGTCTGGTCTTGTACACACCATTGAGTACATTAGACTTCCTACACAACTAGCATAGGGAACACTGCTCATGTGTTTTCTTTCGAAAGATCGCTTGTTGGAGATCGAGAGTATAATTTGAAATGTCAGGTGCTAGAGGTGTTGATACGCCTTTGGAATCTTGCATTCCAAACTTGTCAAGGACCTTCGAGGTAATCGTTTGAGATAGAGTAATCTTGTGAGGTCTTTCTCTTTTTATATCAATTCCCGCATCCTCTTTGTCGTTCCCGTATCCTTCATCTCGAACTCTTCACATAGTAGGTGCTTTAACTTGTCAATTTCTGTCCTTTCCTTCCCAACAACcagtatatcatcaacatacaaaaGCAAGTAGATTTTGTTAGCAAAATATACACAAGGATCATAGTTGCTCTTACAGTAGCCAATCTTACTCATGTATTCATCGAATTTCAAGTTCCATTGTCTAGGAGCTTGTTTAAGGCCATATAGAGATTTCTTCAAGAGACAGACTTGATCTTTGTCTTTGGTTTCAAATCCTTCAGGTAATTGCATATAGATCTCTTCTTCTAGATTTCCATGTAGAAAAGCTGTtcttacatccatttgatccaCCTCAAGATCAAATTTAGCAGCCTTTGACAGTATCATTCTTATCGAGGCTTGCATTGACAACAGGGTGAGAAGATTTCATTGAAATCTACCCTTCTTGTTGAGTGAAACCTCAGCTACTAACCTAGCTTTAAATTTCTTTGAAC is a genomic window of Cannabis sativa cultivar Pink pepper isolate KNU-18-1 chromosome 9, ASM2916894v1, whole genome shotgun sequence containing:
- the LOC115723561 gene encoding B3 domain-containing protein Os03g0620400 isoform X4; amino-acid sequence: MISEDLIVKKEIVETSVNKSDKVCGESPVPRKFIRNQEFSRKEKAEAFQRAKDFKSEDPFFIVAMQPSFVGSKSKYCMGVPSFFAKTYLISSSPQDVILKVQDGGTWCVKYHVRPLGVSSKATIESGWKAFVQDNNLKVGDVCVFVLRKSSGVILFEVVIFHDNGLANSPIQQIPASEAAMKFFSDNPYFQVKLKPYNVGGHAQVYIPLTYANPWFEKKPQTVTLWVGEDYWHVTVTLNKASNIGGLEYRFSAGWRAFARDNSLNPSDVCIFDLIKKNKPEIKVTIFRQSESSMAQE